The Melanotaenia boesemani isolate fMelBoe1 chromosome 12, fMelBoe1.pri, whole genome shotgun sequence genome contains the following window.
TGTGTGCAGTGTATGAAGCAGGAAAGATGGCAAAGAGCCAACAGTCTGCCCAGGTTCCTGTGTATCCTTATTACATTCCTGGTGTACCAACTGTAGTCCCACTTGCACCTTCATCCCACCTGGACCCAAAGATCTCTTCAATCCCCTCAGTGGATAATAACCTGGCTGGAGGTGAGGGAATATCTCGGGtttaatttgtttgatttttttcagtccAATCAATACTGACTTGACTAACCCTCATTTCATCTCTCATTCCTGAGTGTGTCTCTTTGTCTCATGCATGTTTGTAAATTGTCATTTTCAGTTGTGTGTAGTCTCACAAGCTTTGCTTACACGCTTaaatgtatctgtgtgtgtcctTATGTGTGCATATGCATCCATGTTTGTTGGGGATGTATGTGTCCACATCTACAGTGCGCAGTGGTTACCGACTGACAGCCACTCCAGACCAGGACAAAATGAAAGTTCTTTACTACATAGAGAAGGAGCTGGCTCAGTTTCCATCCAACAAGATGGCTGCACTCAAATGTAAGCCTGCACAGATTAGGCCAGTTTCTATTATatgtgtgacagtgtgtgtgagATTGTTCGTCTCTTTTCTTGAGCATCATTTTGTGTAAATTAACTAGTTCTAGTTTTCTGTCCTAACATTCATCTCTTAACACCTCTgttggtttagtttttataggATCTGTCTTAATAGTGACTAAAACATTACAaagtttttaaacacaaaacaatatgATATTCTAGGAACTCACCGGAGAAATTgtcatattatatatttattattcacaTTGGTGCcaaatctttaaatgtttgtccATAAACCATTTTTGTTTAACCATATTAAACATTTCTCACAGCCTAATCCAGAAAAGATGCAAtactgaacagtttccacacaTATACGTAAAAGTTACACATATTGCACTGAGATTCTTGAGTTCTTATTAACATATATGTACAGGAAAACATTTTAGTCCTCTTTGAAATTGTGCCCACAGTTCAAGGGGGTGTACCTgagcaacaaaacaaaggaaataagTGTCTTCAGTTATTTACTAGACAAAAATATCAATAGTTGTAATGTTGTTATCTCTATAGCAAGATTCCcttattatcatatttttgcaTTTGGGTCCTTCAGTCTATCATTCTTTGTTGCATAGTTTCTTTGCTGGTTtgggttgttttcttttattttctgcctGTTTAAAATTCTCCTGCAACATTTTAGTGTGATTTAAATCTGGGTTTTTGCTTGGCCATATTATAATCCTCTGTTCCTTCTTCTTGTGCCATTCATGGTTGGATTTACTTATAAGTTGAAgattagtttaatatttttcttcaagCTCGCTTTGATGAGATGCAGAATTACTGGtgacaacatgctgctgtgACCCTGAGACATTTATGAACATCAGGGTccagataaacaaaaatataggTATAAATGGTATTGGAAATTAGTTTTGTGTGCATACAATGTTAcgatttatagaaaaaaatgatacATATGCACATTTCCACCTTTATGTGTGCACAATTTAATGCATCTGGTCCATGATCCTTTTGGGCTCTTTTGCAAACCATAGTTTgcctttttttaacacattgttTGCACATCAAATCAGTAAAATCCCTGACAGCTGCAAGAGTCACCTGCACATCTTGTGATGTGATTTTGGGATTCTTTGGAAACTTCCTTTTTGCATTAAACCCTTTACTCCCGAGCTGAGTTTACTGAGGCAGGTTGTCCTGGACAAATTGGCAGTAGTTTAAgataaacacagtttatttaagttttttattaCAGTGGGGTGATCGATTTAAGATGATTCTGAGATGTTTTCAAAGTAAAGACTCCACATATTTTTCTGAGCTTTTGAGAGCTCTTCAGAGCGTAAAACAACTCTTGGCAATAGCAAGGACAGCAGCATacttgagtgtttttttttctccttaaacCCAAGGTTGTTTTCTCAAACATCCATCTGAAAATCATCCTTAACTTCAGTCTGTAATAACATCACAACTGTAAGGCCAAACTCAACAGAAGAACAAAGGACACTTATGAAAATCTGACATGCAATAAGTCTCTTTATCCTTATCACAAGGCCAGAGCGAGGACACTAGACAGTGTCTTTAGTAAACGCCTCAAATAAGTATGCtggtttaattttcttaaaaaaatgcagacaGATTTAGTACAGGAGGCCACACTCTGTAACTAAAACAATACATTCTTCCAAAAATACATGTTAGACATAATCTttaaattattaacattttttgtctCACTAATTTGCAGATGATTCTAAATATCTTCATATTAACCCCTGTAGACTTAATCTGACTCCTCTTCTGTGAAATGTTGTCGTTATTTCCATATTATCAGTCCTAAATAGCATGGCTGCCATGTGTCTTTCCCAACAGCCAGCAGTTTATCGGAGCTGAGTTCCCTTCATGATGGGGTGAACACAGATTTCAGACACACCTATCAGACGGTTCAGATGAAGGCGCTCCCGCCCATCGCAGACCAGAATGATGAATTGAGAGTAGCTCCACCAGCACAGACTCGAAGACCCAGACTAGACAAAGGCATCCACTCTGATGATGAACTGGACCGCAGGTAATATGGATGCCTAGtctgatttttaaatcaatataatactgattttaaaatgcttttattagtttttaaagacCTTAAAGGTTTTATTCCTAAGTAAGTGGCCTTCAGTTTACTATCCTCCCAGAGCCCTCAGGTCATCAGACTGGTCTCTTGTTTATTCCTAAGGTGGGGACTAAAAATTGGGGAGGCCTCTGTTAGTTTCGATGggcctcgtctgtggaacagcctttAAGATGACCTTAGAGTAGCTGGAAATCtctatatatttaaaagaaaatttaaaaacataccaTTTTAGTAACGTTTATAATTGAATATCTTTTTGAATTGAATATCTTggtttttactattattttgttttttatttattgttttgtgattgtgttttacaaatttatttagtaattactttttaaacacatttagaattttcacattattaatgaacttgtttaaatattaaatccaTGTCTTTTACACCATTTTCCATTccatttttctagttttttatatatataatttttaatcttatgtgatctatttatctattttattttgtttctattcTTTTGTGTTGCAatttgctttggataaaaaagtgctttataaataaagtttgattaacTGATTGATATTCACTCTCATATAATCTTAATGTACTCCTGCTATGCTGCAGGTGGAATCCCCGGTCTGAGCACCTGCAGAGGAAGACACTGAACAGAAGAGGGCGCACCGGctctctggatgagctggaggAATTTGCCCAGTCTTACAACTCTCGTGGTCGTCGGGCCCAACCTCCAGAGCTGCCCTATGAGCGGGATTACAGCCCTCCCAGGCGCTTCTACCGGGGTGGAGATGAAGGCTGGGACCGTCGCAGCCCCTCACCTTTACAGCAAAAGAGAAGGGACACATGGGACAGTGACCGACCTTCTCGACCACCCCAAAGCAGAAGCTATGATGACAGCTTCCTCAATAGAGTGCTGGAGAGTAAGGCAAGGGGGCGGGGAGGAGACAGAGGGGCCGGGAGGGTGGACGAGGACAGTGACACTCCTTCTAAAGGCAGCTCTAGAGGCAAGGGCAGCGATAGTTACTACAGCCGGTCACCTAGTAACCGTCCAGATGAGGAGGACCCTTTGCCTCCATATTCTGAGCTGGAGGCAGAGCGGTACCGCAGGGCTGATCTGACCACAGACCGGTATCGCACAGCAGATCCTCCCAGATCAGAGAGATACAGGACCACTGAGCAAGCCCCAAAACCCTTCTCCTACACCCGCCCCCACCAGGGGATGTCCCAGACACTACAGGGGCACAGAGAGGACCGAGACAGGGGTCGAAACCTGGTGAGTTACTTGTAGCAGGAACAAGGACATCCTTCCTCTTCTACTCTTCAGGATAAGAGCCTCTACATCCTGTAAATAGTAACAGAATAAGTCTGGTAACCTCCTTTATTTTTCCTATTGTCAACAGAAGATCAACAGTGAATTGTTCCATTCAAGAAATAGActcaaaacagacaaaaaatatgaaaatgaatagaTGTAAATTAAAGAATATAAAATTAGCAGAGAAAAACAATGAGGCTATGCAAGATGGCTAAAATATGAAGCAGCAGCACTACTGAGAGATGCAGACTGACCAAAGTAAGTCacaaaatgataataaagaGATATAGAATGATTACAAAGAGATAATATGcccacaaaaaatataaaatgaccaGAAAGCAACAAAAGAGCAGCGAAAATGTGAGGCAAAACAACCATAAGATTATGTAAAACAACCTAAATGAGACAAAAACTGCCCCAAGTGTGAAGTAAATTGAACTCAGACAGtcagaaaatgactaaaaagacatttaaaatgacaagcAAAACTACCAAATTCAAATCCAGTTGACCACAAAGAGATATCAAATTATGCAACTAACAAACCTGACACAAATCAATCCCTGAGAGAGAAAATGGTACACACAATGACCAAAATAGAACTAAAAACAGCCATAAAGCAATGCAAATGGCTCAGACAGTCTGGGTGGTTCTGTACATGGAGGCTGTACACTTGGATGATCTACATGTGTCTGCTGTTTGAGACCATTTGGGCCTTTTGTTGCCAGTCTTTGCTGTTTTCCtcagcatttttctgttttattatcttttagCTCATTGTTTTGATTCTGTTGCTCCCTGCTCACTGTTTTGGTTTTGCATCAGTTGCCAGAGTTAGCACAAAATTGCTGAAAGACCGGAGCATTTATTAGAAAATCTGCAATGGTTCAGATTAAAAACAGAGTGACTAATGGCGACAAATCCACGAGAATGTTGCAAACATgacttaaaaatacatttcatacattttgtTGTCTCTGATCTGCTCAAAGTGTAAAAACAGCAGCTGGTTCACACACATTCCACATATCAGTGATTATAAATTATTCTGCTGCCTTTTAGTGGACTAATGCAGGATTGCAAACTTAAATAGTAAAAAAAGTGTTATCTTAAGTTGGAACATGCAGGTTTGGTCCTAACATGACAtttgttgacaataaaaaaataaaacaaaataaaatcagccttttcttttaacatctaAAGATGTTTTACAGTCTTATGTACTTCATGTGTTTGTCTCTTGGACTTTAGCAGACGGTCTTTACACTGAATccttttgttagtttttaaatgagtgtgtaggttgttgtagtttttttttctttttgagtaaatttacaataaacagaaactaaTTGTTCATCTGAAAAATCTGACTTCTGCAACCACTACAGTGTTACAGATCTTTCCTGCTTGCTAAAGGTCCCATACCCTTTTTCCTTCTGCTGCATAACTTTTGTGAATCAAACTAAATCTCAAGCACCACTAACCCAGCATGAGCATCTAACATGTGGCTCTCGGTGTATTTCCCTAACAGAGCACTGCACTGAGCAGGGATTCTCTCATAGTGTGACAAGGCTCCTCAACCTCGATCCGCACGGTGCCCCCAGTCCATTCATTATAACCATCCTGCAGCTACGCAGGAGAAACTAACTGTTCCACCATCATCTGCATGACGTCGGGTTCATCTCACTGAAATAACCTCACTGAGAAACAGCAGAAGTGGAGGGaaatcctaaaaaaataacatgcacAAAGGAACGTGTGCAGTATTTATAAGTTCAGGACAGTTTGTGGATTCTAAAGCATCACCAATATTTGTGGATTTCTACGTGTTTGTTGTAAAAATCTTACAtaagtggtgtgtgtgtgtgttaccacTTGAGTTTGTTGAGTTGAGCTTACATCAGTGCCAAGacgcttttattattatttgccaATTTCAGAATAGTCTGATGTAACTTTAAGCAGCCTCCAGTCTTCATATTTTTGCCTCATTACTCTGCAACTCAGGTTTACAgtgtatttttgcttttatcgGTTATTTGTGCGAATATATGCAAGTACTGCACCTTGAATTTATTCTGTGTATTGTTATTGCACTGCTTAGATacttttttaataaagacatcTCTCCTGAAGTCTCGACTCTTACATGAACATGTCATACTACAGCTGGGAATGTGAGTTAACTTTGATCATCGATTTATCCAGCTGTTATATCCAAGATCCATCAATTGGCCTAGAAAACTAGATGCTGGTGTTAAATTTCTTCTCATAATTTCCAAATTCAAAGTGACATACAAATGAATATGACATGCACATTTTATAACTGCATGTTGGAAAACCAGTCGAGAGCAGAAACTAATTTATATCAGATGAAACTGATACAActgatttgaaataaaataataaagaattgTGGTTTTACCATTAAAAGTTAAAGATCTGATTGTACAGGTCCCAAATTCACGTCATTATGCTTTTCATTTACTTAAAACACAACTTTATTGAGTTTCATCCCTCATAAAGCATACTGAGGGATGAAACTTAAAATTTGGTGATTGTCATAGTTTCTGGACTCATGGCAAATGATTTGCATCCATCTAATTCATCCAATTACTTAGCATTTGATataaatcaaaaataatatcttaaaaattaaaataattgattCATAAAGAATTAgagtattttaaatatttagtaaaaCTTGTTTAATTAAAGATGGAAGTCTTTCAAGAATCCATTTGCTTCATATCCATCATGTTGGCATGCAAGGGCTTAATTAAGgccaatataataataataataataataataaatacatgtgGATCTGGGAGAAGAATACTGTACATTCTTGCAAGTAAAAGATGCTTTTTAAGAAGTAACCTAAGTTATAAGAAACAACTCAAAGTAAATGTtacttgcatttttttcttcatttgcatCTTAGCAAAATCAGTCATTTTTTCAGACTAGTATtatagttatttgtttttttttgttttgtttttttttgtaaatgcttGATTAATCCAGGTGTGTGCTCTactaatactttatttattttccccacAGTTTTCTCAAATTAATAATTTTCTGAATTCAGGGTCTAAAGTCACATCGTGTCATATTCCACTCTAATCAGCTGTTCAGATTAATGtgcaattttctgtttttattaattataaatgTTAAGGTAGATTTTTTTTGCGTATGTTATGTCTCATTTGtagttttaaacattatttgtgTATGCAGTTTTCATGacttaattttaataaacaagCCTGTTTCAGGTATGAACAACTTataataaaagtttaatctgTAATTATTTGCATCTATTTCCCCATAATGATGATGTCATGTATGACAATGAGTCAGAAGGATCACTTTAAACTCActtacattcatttatttattattatatagcAGTGATTTGGCCTTGACagactgaaacatttcatgGCATCCTTTTGATTGAagctcatgttttttatttaatttatttcatatgaTCAAATCCGAACTTTGTATACTGATTGTGTCTGATAACTGTAAACATACTGTACATGTGTGCTTTGTATCTTGTGGCACAGACTGTAAATTACACTTAATATTTAGTACACACTGTGTATAAATACACAGACTAGATGGAATAGCATGTTCTCTTCAGAAAATGATAAAGAAGGAATTGAGGATTTGGCTAGTGAAGTGTGAAAGCGTTTGTAATCTCTGCAGCATTTTTCTGTGGTTTTCAAGCAGCCTTCAGTGAGCTGCGAGCAGTACTCAAGTCAAGTCAAATAGCcttgtttatgtattttaaggGGGAAGCGGCCCAGGGTCCAAGTTGTCTAAAAGAGGTGTAAACATCCTCACACAAAGAGCTCCAGCACTTGTTCAAATTGATTCACCCTGAGAGTGAACTTCACTCTCAGCAGTTGGCAAACATTTCATGGATCTTGATGGAAACTCATTCGAACGCAGCTTTACTTGCAGCTCTCTTCCTTTTTGCACCATTAAAGCTGTAAACAAAAAGACTCTGTGGAGCAAAGAAGCACACAAATGTGCCTTTCACTTTAAGTTTCCTGTGCTAATGCCTGAGTCATTGTGTAaaacagtggttctcaaactgggggttgGGACCCACATGGGGATCgtgagataatttcagggggttgcCTGATAATAGtccacatttatcaaataaatttgggatttttactgaagaagatttttaatgaagagaCAAATCTTTGAAATTGGCACCTCAAATTTTGAACACAGTAATGCatgaacaacaaagttagtaaacatgccatattaaatatctgaatttgacattatcgcCATGACTGAAGCTGATTtagggcatgtaggtgcctagTTACAGCAGCGAATCACCAAAAAACACTTtgtcctccttatttatgaagattctgacagtttcccagccttacatttagagggtGGCAGCAAAATGACCCATTAATCACAAAGTCGTTGTGTGGGGGTGGAGGTCGCAGacatgttatcttgggggtcatGGCTCAAAaggtttgagaaccactgtgtTAAAGTGACATGTAAACTCCAGTTAAAAAAATTGGgagtaaaatagaaataaaacagaacacaatgaTTCTCAGATCTCTTAAACTCATCTTATACCagcaacatatcagatgtttacgatatttaactatttcatggaaaatattagcttgttttgaatttgacggcagcaacacatctcaaaaacTTTGGAAGAGGGTGACCATGGCGTAGcgtctcctcttcttttaacaactgtctgtaaacatccaggaagtgaggagaccagttgctggagttttaaaaGAGGAATGTTGCCCCATTTTTGTCTGATGCAGGTttctagctgctcaacagtcctggacctttgtTGCTGGATTTTTGGTTTCATGATGGTCCAAATGTTCGCTGTTGGTGAAAGAAATATGTGAGATTTCTTTTACCTGCAAcagatgtatgtatgtatgggaGCAGATGTTTGCTCTAACCTCTATGTACTTTTCAGCACTGATGGTGCTTCACAGATGTCTAAGCTGCCCTCTTCAGAGGTACTAATGCAACCCCAttagagatgcaggcttttgaaATGTCttctgataacaagctggatagtcactttgttttagtttgcaGGACACGGCTTCCATGGTTTCCAAAAAGAATTCCACATTTTTGGTAAATCTGACCACAGAATAGTTTTCCCCTTCGCATCAGACTATTAAATGAGTTTTGGCCCAGAGAACATGAGGGTGTAGTAATTTCCaatagagaatcatgtctgtttttaatgtagtgCTGCTTGATGGCCCAGGATCACAAGCATCCAGATGTGACCTTCTGTCTTGTCCcaagcacacagagattccttcctTGAAAGATTCCTTCTGAATCTTGTGATTATGTTAAACACTGTATATCgtaggatcttcaaagtctcaACAATTTAATATTGAGGATtaattttctgaaattattcCACGTTGTAGACACAGTTTGTTGCAGATTGACAAAATATTTACTCATCCTCACATCTGAGAGGCTATGCCTCTCtgaaattttcctttttataccAAGTAATAGCATATTACTGGCCTGTTTCCAGTTAACCCGATTAATTTTCAAATGCCCCTACAGCTGTTTTTGTATTGTACCATTTACTTTTGcagccttttgttgcctctGTTCCTTTCTTTAGATGTGCTGCTGCCATTCAGCTCaaaattagctaatattttctattaaatggtAAAAGGTCTCAGTTGCTGTTTATGTGCCACTAGGgagaaaatatgtgtttatgagatttgcaaatcattgcattctgtttttatttacatttctcaCAGCATCCAAACGTTTTtggaactttaaaaaaacaacaaaagttaaTTTGAAGTTGCTAATTACAGCTTctcaagtaaaatattttttttatcaatttctCTATGTACCAAAGTGAGTTGAAGACATTGAAAAGGTGTgatttctatttattctttctttcttttttttatgctgccctgactttatttacttaaaatttgtggattttttttaacatgtacaTGCTGGAGATTGAGGTGAACCACAGCATATGAGTACAAACGAACAGTGTTCATCAACTCTTTCACTTCTTTCCTCTATCGTGCACCTTTTCACAGGGGGCGGAGCTGTGATGTCACCTGAAGATGGATGGGGGAGGGGATGGTTGGCTCCGCCATTCCACGGCAAAGTTCATACCAGCGCGCTACAGACAACAAAGACACACTAACGTGTCGTTTTAGGTGAACATCTGGGGATTATGCAGTACAGCGGACGCATTTCTACAAATATTCTGAATATATCTGTAGGATTTTCAGTCTTTACATGAATGAGAGTAAAGTTTTCGTGGAAGGATAAAGGGCGACGAGATGGGAAATATGATACTGGTGGTGCTTCTGCTGCTCCACCTGCCAACAGGTGaggttttaaaggttttatagtggtctaaaaaaaaaac
Protein-coding sequences here:
- the LOC121650885 gene encoding immunoglobulin-like domain-containing receptor 2 isoform X1 encodes the protein MNFYRLTFLLGASVCVCDGVQVTVREKQRFAMLFQSVVLPCQYQTASIQPPVVQWWYKSYCQDRTRESFSLPETLGIKASELGAKAHLECADSSRTVRPVASAQGASLTLAEHYKGRDIAIINKADLRIGELQWGDSGVYFCKVVIADDLEGKNEAQLELLVLGRKGEQNDLLPEFDVEIMPEWAFVGSVTLGSVLFLLLLGICWCQCCPHSCCCYVRCCCCPDTCCCPRHLYEAGKMAKSQQSAQVPVYPYYIPGVPTVVPLAPSSHLDPKISSIPSVDNNLAGVRSGYRLTATPDQDKMKVLYYIEKELAQFPSNKMAALKSSSLSELSSLHDGVNTDFRHTYQTVQMKALPPIADQNDELRVAPPAQTRRPRLDKGIHSDDELDRRWNPRSEHLQRKTLNRRGRTGSLDELEEFAQSYNSRGRRAQPPELPYERDYSPPRRFYRGGDEGWDRRSPSPLQQKRRDTWDSDRPSRPPQSRSYDDSFLNRVLESKARGRGGDRGAGRVDEDSDTPSKGSSRGKGSDSYYSRSPSNRPDEEDPLPPYSELEAERYRRADLTTDRYRTADPPRSERYRTTEQAPKPFSYTRPHQGMSQTLQGHREDRDRGRNLSTALSRDSLIV
- the LOC121650885 gene encoding immunoglobulin-like domain-containing receptor 2 isoform X2, whose product is MNFYRLTFLLGASVCVCDGVQVTVREKQRFAMLFQSVVLPCQYQTASIQPPVVQWWYKSYCQDRTRESFSLPETLGIKASELGAKAHLECADSSRTVRPVASAQGASLTLAEHYKGRDIAIINKADLRIGELQWGDSGVYFCKVVIADDLEGKNEAQLELLVLEWAFVGSVTLGSVLFLLLLGICWCQCCPHSCCCYVRCCCCPDTCCCPRHLYEAGKMAKSQQSAQVPVYPYYIPGVPTVVPLAPSSHLDPKISSIPSVDNNLAGVRSGYRLTATPDQDKMKVLYYIEKELAQFPSNKMAALKSSSLSELSSLHDGVNTDFRHTYQTVQMKALPPIADQNDELRVAPPAQTRRPRLDKGIHSDDELDRRWNPRSEHLQRKTLNRRGRTGSLDELEEFAQSYNSRGRRAQPPELPYERDYSPPRRFYRGGDEGWDRRSPSPLQQKRRDTWDSDRPSRPPQSRSYDDSFLNRVLESKARGRGGDRGAGRVDEDSDTPSKGSSRGKGSDSYYSRSPSNRPDEEDPLPPYSELEAERYRRADLTTDRYRTADPPRSERYRTTEQAPKPFSYTRPHQGMSQTLQGHREDRDRGRNLSTALSRDSLIV
- the LOC121650885 gene encoding immunoglobulin-like domain-containing receptor 2 isoform X3, whose translation is MNFYRLTFLLGASVCVCDGVQVTVREKQRFAMLFQSVVLPCQYQTASIQPPVVQWWYKSYCQDRTRESFSLPETLGIKASELGAKAHLECADSSRTVRPVASAQGASLTLAEHYKGRDIAIINKADLRIGELQWGDSGVYFCKVVIADDLEGKNEAQLELLVLGRKGEQNDLLPEFDVEIMPEWAFVGSVTLGSVLFLLLLGICWCQCCPHSCCCYVRCCCCPDTCCCPRHLYEAGKMAKSQQSAQVPVYPYYIPGVPTVVPLAPSSHLDPKISSIPSVDNNLAGASSLSELSSLHDGVNTDFRHTYQTVQMKALPPIADQNDELRVAPPAQTRRPRLDKGIHSDDELDRRWNPRSEHLQRKTLNRRGRTGSLDELEEFAQSYNSRGRRAQPPELPYERDYSPPRRFYRGGDEGWDRRSPSPLQQKRRDTWDSDRPSRPPQSRSYDDSFLNRVLESKARGRGGDRGAGRVDEDSDTPSKGSSRGKGSDSYYSRSPSNRPDEEDPLPPYSELEAERYRRADLTTDRYRTADPPRSERYRTTEQAPKPFSYTRPHQGMSQTLQGHREDRDRGRNLSTALSRDSLIV